In Apium graveolens cultivar Ventura chromosome 10, ASM990537v1, whole genome shotgun sequence, the following are encoded in one genomic region:
- the LOC141693957 gene encoding cell division cycle protein 48 homolog — protein sequence MSNQPESSDPKGTKRDFSTAILERKKAPNRLVVDEAINDDNSVVALHPETMEKLQLFRGDTILIKGKKRRDTICIALADDTCDEPKIRMNKVVRSNLRVRLGDVVSVHQCADVKYGKRVHILPVDDTIEGVTGNLFDAYLKPYFLEAYRPVRKGDFFLVRGGMRSVEFKVIETDPAEYCVVAPDTEIFCEGEPVRREDEDRLDEIGYDDVGGVRKQMAQIRELVELPLRHPQLFKSIGVKPPKGILLYGPPGSGKTLIARAVANETGAFFFCINGPEIMSKLAGESESNLRKAFEEAEKNAPSIIFIDEIDSIAPKREKTNGEVERRIVSQLLTLMDGLKSRAHVIVMGATNRPNSIDPALRRFGRFDREIDIGVPDEVGRLEVLRIHTKNMKLAEDVDLERISKETHGYVGADLAALCTESALQCIREKMDVIDLEDDTIDAEILNSMAVTNEHFHTALGTSNPSALRETVVEVPNVSWQDIGGLENVKRELQETVQYPVEHPEKFEKFGMSPSKGVLFYGPPGCGKTMLAKAIANECQANFISIKGPELLTMWFGESEANVREIFDKARGSAPCVLFFDELDSIATQRGSSSGDAGGAADRVLNQLLTEMDGMSAKKTVFIIGATNRPDIIDPALLRPGRLDQLIYIPLPDEGSRHAIFKSCLRKSPVAKEVDLKALAQYTQGFSGADITEICQRACKYAIRENIEKDIEKERKRSENSEAMEEDVDDEVSEIKAAHFEESMKYARRSVSDADIRKYQAFAQTLQQSRGFGSEFRFSDTNTAATTASDPFAASAGGADEDDLYS from the exons ATGAGTAATCAACCCGAATCATCCGACCC TAAGGGAACAAAAAGGGATTTTAGTACTGCGATTCTTGAGCGAAAGAAGGCGCCGAATCGCCTCGTAGTTGATGAGGCGATTAATGATGATAATTCTGTTGTTGCTCTTCATCCTGAGACTATGGAGAAGCTTCAGCTCTTTCGTGGCGATACTATCCTCATCAAG GGTAAGAAAAGAAGAGATACAATCTGCATTGCCCTGGCTGATGACACCTGTGATGAACCAAAGATTAGGATGAACAAGGTTGTCAGATCAAACCTTAGGGTTAGGCTTGGAGATGTGGTTTCTGTTCATCAATGCGCTGATGTCAAGTATGGGAAGCGTGTTCACATTCTCCCCGTAGATGACACCATTGAAGGTGTTACTGGAAATCTGTTTGATGCTTATCTGAAac CATATTTCTTGGAGGCTTATCGGCCTGTTAGGAAGGGTGACTTTTTTCTTGTCAGGGGAGGCATGAGGAGTGTTGAATTTAAGGTTATTGAGACTGATCCTGCTGAGTATTGTGTGGTTGCCCCGGATACTGAAATCTTTTGTGAGGGTGAGCCTGTGAGAAGGGAGGATGAGGACAGGTTGGATGAAATTGGCTATGATGATGTTGGTGGTGTCCGTAAACAGATGGCACAGATTAGAGAGTTGGTGGAGTTGCCGTTACGACATCCGCAGCTCTTCAAGTCCATAGGAGTGAAGCCCCCGAAAGGAATTTTGCTCTACGGACCACCTGGGTCTGGAAAAACTCTGATAGCCCGTGCAGTTGCTAATGAAACTGGTGCTTTCTTCTTTTGTATAAATGGACCCGAAATTATGTCAAAGTTGGCTGGAGAGAGTGAAAGCAATCTCAGGAAAGCATTTGAGGAAGCGGAAAAGAATGCTCCATCGATCATCTTCATTGATGAAATTGACTCAATTGCTCCCAAGCGTGAGAAGACCAACGGGGAAGTTGAGAGGAGAATCGTTTCCCAGCTGTTGACTCTAATGGATGGTCTTAAATCCCGTGCCCATGTCATTGTTATGGGTGCTACAAATCGTCCCAACAGTATTGACCCTGCTTTGCGGAGGTTTGGGAGATTTGATAGAGAAATTGATATTGGTGTTCCCGATGAAGTTGGACGGCTTGAGGTTCTCCGTATTCATACCAAGAATATGAAGCTTGCTGAAGAT GTTGATTTGGAAAGAATTTCTAAAGAAACTCATGGTTATGTTGGTGCCGATCTGGCAGCTCTATGTACTGAGTCTGCACTTCAATGTATCAGGGAAAAGATGGACGTCATTGACTTGGAAGATGATACCATTGATGCAGAGATTCTCAATTCAATGGCTGTTACTAATGAGCACTTCCATACTGCTCTTGGCACTAGCAATCCCTCTGCTCTGCGCGAGACT GTTGTTGAGGTTCCTAATGTTAGTTGGCAAGATATTGGTGGACTGGAGAATGTTAAGAGAGAGCTTCAAGAG ACTGTTCAGTATCCTGTGGAGCATCCTGAGAAGTTTGAGAAGTTTGGTATGTCGCCTTCTAAGGGTGTGCTTTTCTATGGGCCACCCGGATGTGGGAAAACCATGCTGGCCAAAGCTATTGCCAATGAATGTCAAGCAAATTTCATTAGTATCAAGGGACCTGAATTGCTTACCATGTGGTTTGGAGAAAGCGAGGCAAATGTAAGGGAAATATTTGACAAGGCTCGTGGATCTGCCCCTTGTGTTCTATTCTTTGATGAACTGGACTCTATTGCCACCCAG AGGGGAAGCAGTTCTGGAGATGCTGGTGGAGCTGCTGATAGGGTTTTAAATCAACTTTTGACTGAAATGGATGGCATGTCTGCAAAGAAAACAGTTTTTATAATTGGAGCCACTAACAGGCCTGATATTATTGATCCTGCACTTTTGCGGCCAGGTCGTCTTGATCAGTTGATCTACATCCCTCTGCCTGATGAAGGTTCCCGCCATGCAATATTTAAGTCATGCCTCAGGAAATCTCCAGTTGCAAAAGAAGTTGACTTGAAGGCTCTTGCACAATACACTCAGGGCTTCAGTGGTGCTGATATTACTGAAATATGCCAGCGTGCATGCAAATATGCCATCAGGGAGAACATTGAGAAA GATATTGAGAAAGAGAGGAAAAGAAGTGAAAATTCTGAGGCTATGGAAGAGGATGTCGATGATGAGGTATCAGAAATCAAGGCTGCTCATTTTGAAGAGTCGATGAAGTATGCACGCAGAAGTGTGAGCGATGCTGACATTCGCAAATATCAAGCATTTGCTCAGACATTGCAGCAGTCTAGAGGGTTTGGTTCTGAATTCCGATTTTCAGACACTAATACTGCTGCTACTACTGCATCTGATCCTTTTGCAGCTTCCGCTGGGGGAGCTGATGAAGATGACTTGTATAGTTAG